Proteins encoded in a region of the Zea mays cultivar B73 chromosome 2, Zm-B73-REFERENCE-NAM-5.0, whole genome shotgun sequence genome:
- the LOC100284048 gene encoding uncharacterized protein LOC100284048 gives MQGEYRSSSEESAAAAAAAAMAPLAAAAAAAVKMEAEQAAMASAAAPQLGSAHQHQHQHQQMQPRRQYRGVRMRKWGKWVAEIREPHKRTRIWLGSYATAVAAARAYDTAVFYLRGRSARLNFPDEIPSLAPSEGEGDGDGGEPARDPADGGGGGTLSAASIRKKAIEVGSRVDALQTGMMVPPPHHRERQRHHHHHHHHLPQLRMHAAAAEAAAAEHRQEVKQSPQRPAWSGRVKNPDLNRAPSPESSDAE, from the coding sequence ATGCAAGGCGAGTACCGGTCTTCCAGCGAGGAGTCGGCGGCCGCTGCAGCAGCCGCAGCCATGGCTCCTCTGGCGGCCGCCGCGGCCGCAGCAGTGAAGATGGAGGCGGAGCAGGCGGCGATGGCGAGCGCGGCTGCGCCGCAGCTGGGGTCGgcgcaccagcaccagcaccagcaccagcagatGCAGCCGCGGCGGCAGTACCGCGGCGTGCGCATGCGCAAGTGGGGCAAGTGGGTGGCGGAGATCCGGGAGCCGCACAAGCGCACGCGCATCTGGCTGGGGTCCTACGCCACGGCCGTGGCGGCGGCGCGCGCCTACGACACGGCCGTGTTCTACCTGCGCGGCCGGTCGGCGCGGCTCAACTTCCCCGACGAGATCCCGTCGCTGGCGCCGTCGGAGGGcgagggcgacggcgacggcggggagcccgcgcgcgaccccgccgacggcggcggcggcggcacgctGTCCGCCGCGTCCATCCGGAAGAAGGCCATCGAGGTGGGGTCCCGCGTGGACGCGCTGCAGACCGGCATGATGGTGCCGCCGCCGCACCACCGGGAGCGCCAGAGGCACCaccatcaccaccaccaccacctgccgCAGCTGCGGATGCACGCCGCCgccgcggaggcggcggcggcggagcacCGGCAGGAGGTGAAGCAGTCGCCGCAGCGGCCGGCGTGGAGCGGGCGCGTCAAGAACCCGGATCTAAACCGGGCGCCCAGCCCCGAGAGCTCCGACGCCGAGTGA
- the LOC100383211 gene encoding putative RING zinc finger domain superfamily protein, with amino-acid sequence MQGQRNSMEHFADVFGFDVASSSGNPVMDQQSYWNNVLGSVESHNLQGYQMAHSDAAMPYGNEPQQDGTFLGFWESGEASSSASALNYGSSNNVKTEHLNIGGGGGLRIGESRLVADNGISLDVDINLNANVNDLCGQSSNVNCASQGPEQYCGSDRNAINSQPTDLGLHPFRTFLLDAQQAESFTLNPSENPLGDFSSMQESIEQRPGGSLDGRRLACKRKNIEGANGQSSAGASTSFPHRNDNAFHNIASSSYNPAPIRNSSSPKCLPVPSSIEDQLPRYGTNVGLSAGTYDLHGGVNNAVNSQRSFRARTTTSQQVAPCSVWPSSNAIRLSNSWNHQPPHFQSAFDDPQEVIPVVSSLNLQYQHPMNVPGVPQAANRFTDHGASSSRAGSLENRIIGSEEVPRRYAAPTNYSDLVPPPAVDLRRLVPEPFNWSSDVRGTAISGSIIPPVSRTNNSSTVNPPAGFNHQNLTRRHPRNLSEEIGRLSGALRGHQPPRLRSGFLLERQGDGVWGVPLSTRGREGRRLMEIRNALEMIQRGENVRLESIFYGGLDIHDRHRDMRLDIDNMSYEELLALEERIGNVSTGLSEEAVIKLLKQRKFSSWRLKASLDPEPCCICQEEYVDGDDLGRLDCGHDFHAGCIKQWLVVKNVCPICKNTALKA; translated from the exons ATGCAAGGACAGAGGAATTCTATGGAGCATTTTGCTGATGTCTTTGGATTCGACGTTGCATCGAGTTCAGGCAACCCTGTGATGGATCAGCAGTCATATTGGAATAATGTTCTTGGATCAGTAGAATCACATAATCTTCAAGGTTATCAGATGGCTCACAGTGATGCCGCCATGCCATATGGAAATGAACCACAGCAAGATGGTACATTTCTTGGTTTCTGGGAATCAGGCGAAGCAAGTTCAAGTGCCAGTGCACTAAACTATGGCAGCTCTAATAATGTCAAAACAGAGCATCTtaacattggtggtggaggtggactgAGGATTGGTGAAAGCCGACTGGTAGCTGACAATGGCATTTCTCTGGATGTGGATATCAACCTTAACGCCAACGTTAACGATCTTTGTGGTCAAAGTTCAAATGTTAACTGTGCCTCTCAAGGTCCTGAGCAGTATTGTGGCAGTGATCGTAATGCTATAAATTCTCAGCCGACTGACCTGGGATTACACCCATTCAGGACATTCCTACTAGATGCACAGCAAGCAGAATCTTTTACTTTGAATCCTAGTGAAAACCCTTTGGGTGATTTTTCATCAATGCAAGAAAGCATTGAACAAAGACCAGGTGGTTCCCTGGATGGTCGCCGGCTAGCGTGCAAGAGAAAAAATATTGAAGGAGCCAATGGCCAGAGTTCAGCAGGTGCTAGTACAAGTTTTCCCCACAGGAACGATAATGCATTCCATAACATTGCTTCTTCAAGTTACAATCCTGCACCTATCAGAAATTCATCCTCTCCCAAGTGTTTGCCAGTTCCAAGTTCTATTGAAGATCAACTCCCACGGTATGGAACTAATGTAGGGCTCTCAGCCGGTACTTATGACCTTCATGGAGGGGTCAACAATGCTGTGAATTCACAGAGAAGTTTCCGAGCAAGAACTACCACATCTCAACAGGTTGCTCCCTGTAGTGTATGGCCCTCTTCAAATGCTATCAGACTTTCTAATTCATGGAATCACCAGCCACCTCATTTCCAAAGTGCATTTGATGATCCCCAGGAGGTTATTCCTGTGGTCAGCAGCCTCAACTTGCAATACCAACATCCAATGAATGTTCCTGGTGTGCCACAGGCTGCTAACCGTTTCACTGACCATGGAGCTTCATCATCGAGAGCTGGGAGTTTGGAGAACAGAATTATTGGTAGTGAAGAGGTTCCTAGGAGGTATGCCGCGCCTACCAACTACTCTGATTTAGTTCCCCCACCTGCAGTAGACCTGAGACGTTTGGTGCCAGAACCATTTAATTGGAGTTCTGATGTCCGAGGCACTGCAATATCAGGAAGTATTATTCCTCCTGTATCAAGAACTAATAACAGTTCAACAGTTAATCCACCAGCAGGATTCAATCACCAAAACCTCACCAGACGCCATCCTCGAAATTTATCAGAG GAGATTGGTCGTCTATCTGGAGCACTCCGCGGCCATCAACCCCCACGCTTAAGGTCAGGGTTTCTGTTGGAGCGTCAGGGCGATGGTGTTTGGGGCGTTCCTTTATCAACAAGGGGTAGAGAAGGAAGAAGGTTAATGGAG ATTCGGAATGCACTTGAAATGATTCAAAGGGGGGAAAATGTAAGGCTCGAG TCTATCTTCTATGGCGGCCTCGACATTCATGACAGACACAGGGACATGCGCCTTGACATTGACAATATGTCCTATGAG GAACTATTAGCACTTGAGGAAAGGATCGGAAATGTTAGCACTGGCCTCAGCGAGGAAGCTGTGATAAAGTTGCTCAAACAAAGGAAATTTTCATCGTGGAGACTAAAAGCATCTTTGGACCCAGAACCATGCTGTATTTGCCAG GAGGAGTACGTTGATGGAGACGATCTCGGGAGGCTGGACTGCGGGCACGACTTCCATGCTGGCTGCATCAAGCAATGGCTGGTGGTGAAGAACGTGTGCCCCATCTGCAAGAACACCGCATTGAAGGCCTGA